One Macrobrachium rosenbergii isolate ZJJX-2024 chromosome 10, ASM4041242v1, whole genome shotgun sequence DNA window includes the following coding sequences:
- the LOC136842779 gene encoding uncharacterized protein: protein MIKNVEDKGLGGGGGGGGRGRDPQISSIYDPSQEPTLPSVAVVEDEDDDDDEYIDTDTGKVVKRPKPCCGCRTCDHRFALEMDEESSKVYREARFCKLSYTFISSWCMMLLFATVASAGIIAIGFLSKKLIAYQVVGIVLTIVFGSLLPVFIVFWICLRRRSREIRRQYRAEKNRNQVFKQQMGLPLLTDDEKALAKPAEYIPPQEPPVDPLKDVQFRD, encoded by the exons ATGATAAAG AATGTAGAAGACAAAGGAttaggaggtggaggaggaggagggggaagagggagagaccCTCAGATCTCCTCCATCTACGACCCCTCCCAGGAGCCCACCCTCCCCTCCGTGGCCGTGGTCGAAgacgaggacgacgacgacgacgaataCATAGATACGGACACGGGAAAGGTGGTCAAGAGGCCCAAGCCTTGTTGCGGATGC CGAACTTGCGACCACCGTTTCGCCCTTGAGATGGACGAGGAGTCCTCGAAGGTATACAGAGAGGCGCGCTTCTGCAAACTCTCCTACACCTTCATCTCTTCCTGGTGCATGATGCTCCTCTTCGCTACTGTGGCGTCCGCAGGGATTATCGCCATTGGATTTCTTAGCAAGAAGTTGATCGCCTACCAGGTAGTTGGGATTGTTCTGACAATTGTTTTCG GTTCTCTCCTGCCAGTTTTCATCGTCTTCTGGATATGCCTTCGGCGCCGGAGCAGAGAAATTCGCCGTCAGTACAGAGCCGAGAAGAACCGCAATCAGGTCTTCAAACAGCAGATGGGTCTGCCCTTGCTGACTGACGACGAGAAGGCCTTGGCTAAACCTGCGGAGTACATCCCCCCTCAAGAGCCTCCGGTCGATCCTCTAAAGGATGTCCAGTTTCGGGATTAA